Proteins encoded within one genomic window of Halorussus salilacus:
- a CDS encoding winged helix-turn-helix transcriptional regulator, translating to MNGRSGGVDADAPRDDDWRRTWHAIRDVLGSKWAFHVVRALAREERGFNDLKRELDGVTAKTLSGRLRELRCLGFVEKEVHATSPPTTTYRLTDHGEDLAAILADVESLVEVVECGDGDCPVPASVGAACETETPRDSSTCDC from the coding sequence ATGAACGGTCGCTCCGGCGGCGTCGACGCCGACGCCCCCCGAGACGACGACTGGCGGCGTACGTGGCACGCGATTCGAGACGTTCTGGGTTCGAAGTGGGCGTTCCACGTCGTCCGGGCGCTCGCGCGCGAGGAGCGGGGGTTCAACGACCTCAAGCGCGAACTCGACGGCGTCACCGCCAAGACGCTCTCCGGGCGGCTTCGGGAACTCCGGTGTCTGGGGTTCGTCGAGAAGGAGGTCCACGCGACCTCGCCCCCGACCACGACGTATCGACTGACCGACCACGGCGAGGACCTCGCCGCGATTCTGGCCGACGTGGAGTCGCTGGTCGAGGTGGTCGAGTGCGGAGACGGCGACTGTCCGGTTCCGGCCTCGGTCGGGGCGGCGTGCGAGACCGAGACGCCCCGCGATTCGTCGACCTGCGACTGTTAG
- a CDS encoding HIT family protein encodes MDQVFAPWRIEWVERDDGNPDVECVFCEFPEREDDRENLVVARSDHAFVMLNNYPYNPGHAMVVPRVHTGDYRDLPEEVLLGHARLKQRTFDALEAALDPDGFNAGLNLGRGAGGSIGDHLHTHVVPRWEGDTNFMPVVSDTKVIVEAVDDTYDRLHDAFAEQEDATVSETGAVEF; translated from the coding sequence ATGGACCAAGTGTTCGCACCGTGGCGCATCGAATGGGTCGAACGCGACGACGGGAACCCCGACGTCGAGTGCGTGTTCTGTGAGTTCCCCGAGCGCGAGGACGACCGCGAGAACCTCGTGGTCGCCCGGAGCGACCACGCGTTCGTGATGCTCAACAACTACCCCTACAACCCCGGTCACGCGATGGTCGTCCCCCGCGTCCACACCGGCGACTACCGCGACCTCCCCGAGGAGGTCCTGCTCGGCCACGCGCGGCTCAAGCAACGCACCTTCGACGCGCTGGAGGCGGCGCTCGACCCCGACGGATTCAACGCCGGACTCAACCTCGGCCGGGGCGCGGGCGGGTCAATCGGCGACCACCTCCACACCCACGTCGTGCCGCGGTGGGAGGGCGACACCAACTTCATGCCCGTCGTCTCGGACACGAAGGTCATCGTGGAGGCGGTCGACGACACCTACGACCGACTCCACGACGCCTTCGCCGAGCAGGAGGATGCGACGGTCTCCGAGACCGGCGCGGTCGAGTTCTAA
- a CDS encoding DUF7835 family putative zinc beta-ribbon protein, whose product MATQNQGFQAITESCDECERETPHEVSVQIRTESQKRENAEFSREPYRVTECTVCGETSSQRMNNA is encoded by the coding sequence ATGGCAACACAAAACCAGGGCTTCCAGGCAATCACGGAATCGTGCGACGAGTGCGAGCGCGAGACGCCACACGAGGTCTCCGTTCAGATCCGGACCGAGAGCCAGAAGCGCGAGAACGCGGAGTTCTCGCGCGAACCCTACCGGGTCACCGAATGCACGGTCTGCGGTGAGACGTCCAGCCAGCGGATGAACAACGCGTAA